In Nitrosopumilus sp. b3, one DNA window encodes the following:
- a CDS encoding DUF1801 domain-containing protein, protein MSQKKIQKTFSNPEITEKFASYPSKIRIKLLSLRELIFEVASKTKEVGKLEETLRWGEPSYLTTESKSGTMIRINKHKFKGEFAMYFHCQTNLVETFRKIYPELTYQGNRAIVFNEKEKIPVNKIKHCILLALTYNLNK, encoded by the coding sequence ATGAGTCAGAAGAAAATACAGAAAACATTTTCAAATCCAGAGATAACTGAGAAGTTTGCTAGTTATCCATCAAAAATAAGAATCAAATTATTGTCTCTTCGAGAACTCATTTTTGAAGTAGCATCAAAAACAAAAGAAGTTGGTAAACTAGAAGAGACCCTAAGATGGGGCGAGCCAAGTTATCTTACAACTGAATCAAAAAGTGGCACTATGATTCGTATAAACAAGCATAAATTCAAAGGAGAATTTGCAATGTACTTTCACTGTCAGACCAACTTGGTAGAGACTTTCAGAAAAATATACCCAGAATTAACCTATCAGGGAAACAGAGCGATCGTGTTTAATGAAAAAGAGAAAATTCCTGTAAACAAAATAAAACACTGTATTTTGTTGGCACTGACTTATAATCTCAATAAATGA
- a CDS encoding response regulator transcription factor codes for MNIRVILIDDYHDVTGVISEFLGFNSIDVIAIGRNGKEAAELYKKHLPDVVVMDYLMPKFSGIYGLERIRKINPHAKVIMLTGSTDDKLDEKLKKAGASEILPKPSSMNIIMETIKKVSMKNSITVNN; via the coding sequence ATGAACATTCGTGTAATACTAATTGATGATTACCATGATGTAACTGGAGTAATTTCAGAATTTCTTGGTTTCAACTCAATTGATGTAATTGCTATTGGAAGGAATGGAAAAGAAGCAGCAGAATTATACAAAAAGCATTTACCAGATGTTGTCGTAATGGATTATTTGATGCCAAAGTTTAGTGGAATATATGGTCTAGAGAGGATCCGCAAGATAAATCCCCATGCCAAAGTTATCATGTTGACAGGAAGTACAGATGACAAATTAGATGAGAAATTAAAAAAAGCGGGAGCTTCTGAAATATTACCCAAACCATCTAGTATGAATATAATTATGGAAACAATAAAAAAAGTTTCAATGAAGAATTCTATTACAGTAAATAATTAA
- a CDS encoding N-6 DNA methylase: MTTANDLFNPKTIRRLCSDVKISTKQKKAASEWLKLLESGQLEKEKQNYFKFGLIVLKDLLGYPVKEDMGYEEGNVEFTFSNNEGKKIVCFEAKGTKTKDLFAPQYRDKKEHSTPVKQTWDYMGILNLDYGIATNYEQFVLIDKGKGTSKFHSFHFKDIKKDEEKLREFIAIFSKSSIIDNKFVTTLYDQSVIEEKEFTKQFYRLFHETRLMLIKEFQSNGEIQRDEAIHYAQLFLNRMVFIFFAEDTGKVPQRLIRDQILKVLDAVPVSEHSKYAYDTIFSLFESLDKGSNTPVQIFGFNGGLFQDKIPPRFYVKDLTPSGFFKKEYQNSELKKKVKLDEFAEKVIKKYQNRINPIITNLLYMSSFDFNTELNVNILGHIFEQSLTDLEELQETKISKRKIEGIFYTPEYVTDFICRNAIIRHLSKNNASNIEDLIKEYSEDIGQLEEKFKGIKILDPACGSGAFLLKAVDILLEIHKQIQTYKEFKGQYSISMKGKKDKKISEQFTLSKWNEESEAKKIIESNIFGVDVNQESTEITKLSLFLKIATGNRKLIDLSKNIRVGNSLIDDKKVDSKAFDWKKEFKEIFDKGGFDIVIGNPPYLRIQGLHEGHEHTTKFIEKNFHSATGRYDFYVLFIEKGSTLLKKDGYLGFIVPHKFTAAQFGSGIRDFLKKNKLIDTFISFGHNFVFEDVTTYTGILILKNSIHDKFFFKEIGKLSSGSIESELSLIHRNDFSQISFDSLSEKPWSLQSDSHQGITKKINEAGPPITEHFDKVLQGVITGDDEIYFLSLTKDKGKTAMFHSLKANSEVELEKELLRPVLGGEDVKRFKEIKPKQYVIYPYVVESGKQRVLEESELKKKYPLVYDYLLKFKPYLIDLRKRFKTNPKFWYGLHRSRQLSWFEQEKVMTPEISLGCNMTLDNEGHVHNTQVYSFIRNTENKIDNKYFLAILNSKISWFYLKGSGNVLRGGYLRFKSKYLEPFCIPVPDKKVEKKLVDKMTDRLDRQKKFDDKYSKFINLVKINFKLDKIPSSINKFYQDSFEAMLTSLESETRVKIGIKDKSELMDIFESASKDLLKIKSEIFEIDDEVNGIVYKLYNLDESEIMEVEKNYPEVN; the protein is encoded by the coding sequence ATGACAACCGCAAACGATCTTTTCAACCCAAAGACGATCAGGCGTTTGTGTTCAGATGTAAAAATTTCTACCAAACAAAAAAAGGCTGCAAGTGAATGGCTGAAGCTGTTAGAAAGCGGACAGTTAGAAAAAGAAAAGCAGAATTATTTCAAATTCGGACTGATTGTTCTAAAAGATCTCCTTGGATATCCTGTCAAAGAAGATATGGGGTATGAGGAAGGCAATGTAGAATTTACGTTTTCAAATAATGAAGGCAAAAAGATAGTTTGTTTCGAAGCCAAGGGAACAAAAACAAAGGATCTGTTTGCGCCACAGTATAGAGACAAGAAGGAACACTCCACTCCTGTGAAACAGACATGGGATTACATGGGTATACTCAATCTTGATTACGGAATAGCCACAAACTACGAACAGTTTGTGCTTATAGACAAAGGCAAAGGAACATCAAAGTTTCATTCATTCCACTTCAAAGACATCAAGAAGGATGAAGAGAAATTAAGAGAATTCATTGCAATCTTTTCTAAAAGCAGTATCATAGACAACAAATTCGTCACCACTCTTTATGATCAGTCAGTTATAGAAGAAAAAGAGTTCACCAAACAGTTCTACAGATTATTCCATGAGACTCGCCTTATGTTGATTAAAGAATTTCAAAGTAATGGAGAGATTCAGAGAGACGAAGCAATCCATTATGCACAGTTGTTTTTGAATCGAATGGTGTTCATCTTCTTTGCAGAAGACACCGGAAAAGTTCCACAGAGACTAATTCGGGATCAGATATTGAAAGTACTAGACGCAGTTCCAGTGTCAGAGCATTCAAAATATGCATACGACACGATTTTTTCACTTTTTGAAAGTCTTGACAAGGGGTCGAACACGCCAGTACAAATTTTTGGTTTTAACGGAGGTCTGTTCCAAGACAAAATCCCTCCAAGATTTTATGTTAAAGATTTAACACCTTCTGGATTTTTCAAGAAAGAATATCAGAATTCGGAGTTAAAGAAGAAAGTAAAGTTAGACGAATTTGCGGAGAAGGTTATAAAAAAATATCAAAACAGAATCAATCCCATAATCACTAATTTACTTTACATGTCTTCATTTGATTTCAATACGGAGTTAAACGTAAACATCCTTGGGCATATTTTTGAACAGTCACTAACAGATCTTGAAGAATTACAGGAGACAAAAATCTCAAAACGAAAGATTGAGGGAATTTTTTATACTCCCGAATATGTCACAGACTTCATTTGCAGGAATGCAATTATTCGTCATTTGTCAAAGAATAATGCTTCCAACATAGAAGATTTGATAAAAGAGTATTCAGAAGATATCGGACAACTAGAAGAGAAATTCAAGGGAATCAAAATTCTTGATCCAGCATGTGGCTCTGGTGCATTCTTGTTAAAGGCCGTTGATATATTGTTAGAAATTCACAAACAAATTCAGACGTACAAAGAATTCAAAGGACAGTACAGTATTTCCATGAAAGGTAAGAAAGACAAGAAGATATCAGAGCAGTTTACACTTTCAAAATGGAATGAAGAAAGTGAGGCAAAAAAGATTATTGAAAGTAATATTTTTGGAGTAGATGTCAATCAAGAATCGACAGAGATCACTAAACTGAGTTTGTTCTTGAAAATAGCCACAGGTAACCGTAAATTAATTGATTTATCAAAAAACATTCGAGTCGGAAATAGCCTAATCGACGATAAAAAAGTAGATTCCAAGGCATTCGATTGGAAAAAAGAATTCAAGGAGATTTTTGATAAGGGTGGATTCGATATTGTGATTGGAAATCCTCCATATCTAAGAATACAGGGATTGCATGAAGGCCACGAACATACCACAAAATTTATCGAAAAAAACTTCCATTCCGCTACAGGGAGATATGATTTCTATGTTTTGTTCATAGAGAAAGGTTCAACATTATTGAAGAAAGATGGTTATCTAGGGTTCATTGTTCCTCATAAATTTACTGCAGCGCAGTTTGGTTCAGGAATTCGAGACTTCTTGAAAAAAAATAAGTTAATCGACACTTTCATCAGTTTTGGACACAATTTTGTTTTTGAAGATGTGACAACTTACACAGGCATACTAATCTTGAAGAATTCCATACATGACAAATTTTTCTTTAAAGAAATTGGCAAGTTATCATCAGGTTCGATTGAAAGTGAATTATCCCTAATTCATAGAAATGATTTTTCACAAATATCGTTTGATTCATTGTCTGAGAAACCTTGGAGTTTGCAATCCGATTCACATCAAGGCATTACCAAAAAAATCAATGAAGCAGGACCTCCGATTACAGAACATTTTGACAAAGTTCTTCAGGGAGTAATTACAGGAGATGATGAAATCTATTTCCTGTCTTTAACCAAAGACAAGGGAAAAACGGCAATGTTTCATTCTTTGAAAGCAAATTCAGAAGTAGAATTAGAAAAGGAATTGTTAAGACCAGTATTGGGAGGAGAGGACGTAAAACGATTCAAGGAGATAAAACCAAAGCAGTATGTAATTTATCCATATGTAGTAGAGTCTGGAAAGCAGAGGGTTTTGGAAGAATCAGAGTTGAAGAAGAAATATCCTTTGGTTTATGATTATTTGTTAAAATTTAAACCATATTTGATTGACCTGAGAAAGCGTTTCAAAACAAATCCCAAATTCTGGTACGGTTTACACAGATCACGTCAGTTAAGTTGGTTTGAACAAGAGAAAGTAATGACGCCTGAAATATCCCTTGGATGCAATATGACGCTAGATAACGAAGGACATGTACACAATACCCAAGTATACAGTTTCATACGCAATACAGAAAACAAAATCGATAACAAGTACTTTTTAGCGATTCTAAATTCAAAGATATCTTGGTTCTATTTGAAAGGCAGTGGAAATGTTTTACGTGGAGGATATCTTAGATTCAAATCAAAGTATCTCGAGCCATTCTGCATACCAGTTCCAGACAAAAAAGTAGAGAAAAAACTAGTTGATAAAATGACAGACAGGTTAGACAGACAGAAAAAGTTTGATGATAAATATTCTAAATTCATAAACTTAGTAAAAATTAATTTCAAGCTTGACAAGATTCCATCGTCGATTAACAAATTCTATCAAGACAGTTTTGAAGCCATGCTTACTTCGTTAGAAAGTGAAACAAGGGTAAAGATTGGCATAAAAGACAAGTCAGAACTGATGGATATTTTCGAGTCAGCTTCAAAAGATTTGTTAAAAATAAAATCAGAGATTTTTGAAATAGATGACGAAGTAAATGGGATTGTTTACAAACTTTACAATTTGGATGAAAGTGAAATCATGGAAGTAGAAAAAAACTATCCTGAAGTTAATTGA
- a CDS encoding type II toxin-antitoxin system HicA family toxin: protein MSLPVLGWREVLGALKKKGFYPSRQRGSHIIVENGQGLWSSVPRKDELGKGLLLAIINDCGLTKEEFLELL from the coding sequence TTGAGTCTTCCTGTTTTGGGGTGGCGCGAAGTTTTGGGTGCGCTGAAGAAAAAAGGATTTTATCCATCACGCCAAAGAGGCAGCCACATCATAGTTGAAAATGGTCAAGGTTTATGGTCCTCAGTCCCACGTAAAGATGAGCTTGGGAAAGGACTGCTCTTGGCAATAATAAATGATTGTGGTCTTACCAAAGAAGAGTTTTTGGAATTGCTATAG
- a CDS encoding AAA family ATPase has translation MKKQILLDRSVFEDTFIPETFVSRENHIREIIRHLQPVKNGDFSQYLYIHGPPGGGKTAIIRSILKENFPKQHVYVNCFRDRTANKIMEEVLLHSGIMFSGRESTRDMIKKFEKSKKRMLICLDEADYIKDTDILGVFVRNLCGLILISNNHSFSKIDSRLRSRIFFNEVEFNPYEPADINQILTHRISYGLRDGCINDNLLSVLSKFSNGDARIGLQTLKIAANEAESNNSETITMDEIKLSAKRTRKYRLSLVLGELNEHQLKILDILKEHNNLRSGELMRIYRQRTQHDINDRTYRNYMMQLVDFALVKEGGTTKARTYEILL, from the coding sequence ATGAAAAAGCAGATATTATTGGACAGGAGCGTATTTGAAGATACCTTCATCCCAGAGACGTTCGTTTCAAGAGAAAATCACATTAGAGAGATCATTCGGCATCTACAGCCTGTAAAGAATGGCGATTTTTCACAGTATCTGTATATTCACGGGCCACCAGGCGGAGGAAAAACTGCAATAATCAGGTCGATTCTCAAAGAAAACTTTCCAAAACAGCATGTCTATGTGAATTGTTTCAGAGACAGAACTGCCAACAAGATAATGGAGGAAGTGTTACTTCATTCCGGAATTATGTTCAGCGGAAGAGAATCAACAAGAGATATGATCAAGAAGTTTGAGAAATCTAAGAAGAGAATGTTGATTTGCCTTGATGAGGCAGATTATATCAAAGACACAGACATACTAGGGGTTTTTGTAAGAAATCTCTGTGGACTAATACTGATTTCTAACAATCATTCTTTTTCAAAAATAGATTCCAGATTAAGAAGTAGAATATTCTTTAATGAAGTAGAGTTCAACCCATATGAACCTGCAGACATCAATCAGATTCTGACTCATCGTATTTCCTATGGTTTACGTGACGGATGTATCAATGACAATCTTCTATCGGTACTATCAAAGTTCTCCAACGGAGATGCAAGAATTGGACTGCAGACTCTAAAGATAGCAGCAAATGAGGCTGAATCCAACAACTCGGAAACCATCACCATGGATGAAATAAAGTTGTCTGCCAAGAGAACCAGAAAATACAGACTGTCACTTGTTTTAGGTGAGCTCAACGAACACCAGTTGAAAATTCTAGACATCCTCAAAGAACACAACAATCTGAGATCGGGCGAGTTGATGAGGATCTACAGGCAGAGGACACAACACGACATTAACGACAGGACATATCGCAACTACATGATGCAACTTGTCGATTTTGCACTTGTAAAAGAAGGAGGCACCACAAAGGCAAGGACCTATGAGATTTTGTTGTAA
- a CDS encoding tyrosine-type recombinase/integrase has product MSRAEELYQLDKRIDSELRKIKDDKYNSETLRKYYYVRVAEGVSKSRICKCLNTLRQVSTDIGKPFEDVTKDDLIKFVADLERKDWSDWTKRDFKIIIKKFWKSFKDWDDYGYPPEVRWIKDKKNLQSKHPILPKNLLTYDEKIALLNATQNPRDRALLEIFFESGRRPEEVLTLHIGDIEFDSTGAKLWVHGKKGEDFVRIITSVPALTTWLNIHPRSDETDAPLWVGFGRSNRNKQIDYNASYRLIKKIAARAGIKKRVFKYLFRHTKADEILDKLNEPQQCLVMGWQFGSKMPRTYMKRYGRHIDKAVRTLNGVKEPEENIQQITSIECFRCSIQNSPVSKFCYRCGAFLNVKNSVALDQKKQKLDQLLYGIASDSEKMEKLKNALTEICNPKTASNKKDSQKQFDLLLQKIEDV; this is encoded by the coding sequence ATGAGCAGAGCAGAAGAATTGTACCAACTGGACAAGAGGATAGATTCAGAACTTAGAAAGATAAAAGACGACAAGTACAATTCGGAAACTCTCCGCAAGTACTACTATGTCAGAGTTGCAGAAGGTGTTTCAAAATCAAGAATCTGCAAATGTCTTAACACATTGCGACAAGTTTCTACAGATATAGGAAAACCATTTGAAGACGTGACAAAAGATGACTTGATAAAGTTTGTCGCCGACCTTGAAAGAAAGGACTGGTCGGACTGGACAAAAAGAGATTTCAAGATCATCATAAAGAAGTTCTGGAAGTCCTTCAAAGACTGGGACGATTACGGATATCCTCCAGAAGTTAGATGGATAAAAGACAAGAAAAATCTGCAGAGCAAGCATCCTATACTTCCAAAAAACCTGCTGACATATGACGAAAAGATTGCACTTCTTAACGCCACTCAAAATCCTCGAGACAGGGCACTTTTGGAGATTTTCTTTGAATCTGGAAGAAGGCCTGAAGAAGTCCTGACGTTACACATTGGAGATATCGAATTTGACTCAACAGGGGCAAAACTATGGGTTCATGGAAAGAAAGGAGAAGATTTTGTAAGAATTATCACATCTGTCCCTGCGTTGACCACCTGGCTTAACATCCATCCTAGGTCAGACGAAACAGACGCTCCATTATGGGTAGGCTTTGGACGTTCCAACCGTAACAAGCAGATAGACTACAACGCGTCATATCGACTAATCAAGAAGATTGCAGCAAGGGCCGGAATCAAGAAGAGGGTATTCAAGTATCTCTTCAGACACACAAAAGCCGACGAGATTCTGGACAAACTCAATGAACCTCAACAGTGTTTGGTTATGGGATGGCAGTTCGGCTCAAAGATGCCAAGAACATACATGAAGAGATATGGAAGGCATATTGACAAGGCAGTCAGGACACTCAACGGAGTCAAAGAACCAGAAGAGAACATCCAACAGATAACATCAATCGAATGTTTCAGGTGCAGCATACAAAACTCTCCTGTCTCTAAATTCTGCTATAGATGCGGTGCTTTTCTTAACGTCAAAAATTCTGTTGCTCTTGATCAAAAAAAGCAGAAACTCGACCAACTGTTGTATGGAATCGCATCCGATTCCGAAAAAATGGAGAAGTTGAAGAACGCACTAACAGAGATTTGTAATCCGAAGACAGCCTCAAACAAAAAAGATTCTCAGAAACAGTTTGATCTTCTTTTACAAAAAATAGAAGACGTCTAA
- a CDS encoding inorganic diphosphatase — protein MSKNFWHDIESGNDIPEIINVIVEIPKGSMNKYEYDKKHNMIKLDRVLFSPFHYPGDYGLVPQTLSDDGDPLDALVLVTNSTYPGILIEARPIGLLQMKDDGKLDDKIICVATNDPRYLHTTDIADIEDHYRSEIAHFFQVYKDLEGKKVEILGWKSAKEAKIVIVESIKRYKDTLKKY, from the coding sequence ATGAGCAAGAACTTTTGGCATGATATTGAATCAGGAAATGATATTCCTGAAATCATTAACGTGATTGTAGAGATCCCAAAGGGTTCAATGAACAAATATGAATATGACAAAAAACACAACATGATAAAATTAGACAGGGTACTATTCTCACCATTTCACTATCCAGGAGATTATGGACTGGTTCCTCAAACTTTATCTGATGATGGGGATCCACTTGATGCGCTCGTACTAGTTACAAACTCAACATATCCAGGAATTCTAATTGAGGCAAGGCCAATTGGATTACTGCAAATGAAAGATGATGGTAAATTAGATGACAAAATAATTTGTGTTGCAACAAATGATCCCAGATATTTACACACTACAGATATTGCCGATATCGAAGATCATTACCGTTCAGAAATTGCTCACTTTTTTCAAGTGTATAAAGACCTAGAAGGAAAAAAAGTAGAGATCTTAGGTTGGAAGTCTGCAAAAGAAGCAAAAATTGTAATTGTGGAATCAATAAAAAGATACAAAGACACTTTGAAAAAATATTAG
- a CDS encoding NAD(P)H-dependent oxidoreductase, whose translation MAKIVVIVGSVRSERQGIKVAQWIVEKLQNRGHQVSMVDPVELELPLLDKMYKEMKSPSVKLQKLQKIIQDAEGYVPITPEYNHSVSSALKNTLDYFLEEYFFKPSAIISYSAGPFGGVLAGNHLRQILAEMGMPAIPSQLPISKVQEVFNDDGKLLDENYDRRITKFLDEFEWYVSAFAKQRETGTPY comes from the coding sequence TTGGCAAAAATTGTAGTTATTGTTGGTTCTGTTAGATCTGAAAGACAAGGAATCAAAGTTGCACAATGGATAGTTGAAAAACTGCAAAATCGCGGCCATCAGGTTTCTATGGTTGACCCTGTGGAATTGGAACTTCCATTACTTGATAAAATGTACAAAGAGATGAAATCACCCTCTGTAAAATTGCAAAAACTACAAAAAATAATTCAGGATGCAGAAGGGTATGTTCCAATAACTCCTGAATATAATCATAGCGTGTCATCTGCGTTAAAAAATACATTGGATTATTTTTTAGAAGAATATTTTTTCAAGCCTTCAGCTATTATTTCATATTCAGCAGGTCCATTTGGAGGAGTTTTGGCTGGAAATCATTTACGGCAAATATTGGCAGAGATGGGAATGCCTGCGATTCCTTCACAATTACCAATCTCTAAAGTGCAGGAAGTGTTTAATGATGATGGAAAATTATTGGATGAAAATTATGATAGAAGGATTACTAAATTTTTAGATGAATTTGAGTGGTATGTTTCAGCTTTTGCAAAACAAAGAGAAACTGGAACACCTTATTGA
- a CDS encoding class I SAM-dependent methyltransferase, whose protein sequence is MGFFDTEKGVNEYIKMAEGFDGTELIKILQKFLPLKSTVLELGMGPGKDLDILNESYLVTGSDYSQIFIDKYRRQKPDADLLKLDAITIPTDRTFDCIYSNKVLHHLTREDLKKSFQRQKKVLNPNGIGFHSFWRGDEDENYDGLLFTKYQIEELKKVAENDFEILAIEIYTEMEKDDSIYLMVKNK, encoded by the coding sequence ATGGGATTTTTTGATACTGAGAAAGGGGTTAATGAATACATCAAGATGGCAGAAGGTTTTGATGGAACAGAACTGATCAAGATTTTACAAAAGTTTCTTCCTTTAAAATCTACAGTGCTAGAGCTTGGTATGGGGCCTGGGAAAGACTTGGATATTCTAAACGAATCTTACCTAGTTACGGGTTCCGATTATTCCCAGATTTTCATAGACAAATACAGAAGACAAAAACCCGATGCAGATTTGCTAAAACTTGATGCGATAACTATTCCAACAGATAGAACTTTTGACTGCATATATTCTAACAAGGTATTACATCACTTAACAAGAGAAGACTTGAAAAAATCCTTTCAGAGACAGAAAAAAGTCTTGAATCCAAATGGTATTGGATTTCATTCTTTTTGGAGAGGGGATGAAGATGAAAATTATGACGGATTATTATTTACAAAATATCAGATTGAAGAATTAAAGAAAGTGGCAGAGAATGATTTTGAGATTTTAGCCATAGAAATTTACACAGAAATGGAAAAAGATGATTCAATATATTTAATGGTAAAAAATAAATGA
- a CDS encoding type II toxin-antitoxin system HicB family antitoxin, with protein sequence MATKYSIHVKKDGKFYVGYCIEIPQARGQGNTRAEAIADTKEAIKICKSYLSSKRKSTKAVTVTI encoded by the coding sequence ATGGCAACAAAGTATAGTATTCATGTTAAAAAAGACGGCAAATTCTATGTCGGGTATTGTATTGAGATTCCACAGGCAAGAGGACAAGGCAATACCAGAGCAGAAGCAATTGCGGACACAAAAGAAGCCATAAAAATTTGCAAGTCATATTTATCGTCTAAAAGAAAATCCACCAAAGCTGTTACCGTAACGATTTGA
- a CDS encoding ATP-binding protein has translation MPADILHVSHRDKSSDETAKAESLQTLSNMSGGVAVNWQCICGNFVRGKRYCPRCQIVRFRLENSPILDYWGMKLGRTSEGLPFNLPSDILTKHTMISGQTGSGKTRFAMNLVSKVEKSGPKALIIDVEGEWKNIIPNLRKETTYCAVGKNLRINPFDLKDPGLIRELFRETVFKGIEKEYTDLSAQMNFVLQETIKESNSIEELIHNIKSYDRQKLTALQKTKTALLVRLDPFLRSPLKEIFLCTKSNPDFTTIDQKNVVIDLHELDSLVAYNSELRLIYNIFTIYFLRKMLKREQTEQLTNIFVADEAQLLVPRILHKMIVTESWPATEFATRLRKRGCGIVLITQSPSNIERDIFKNTGTKISFRLQHQEDIKIIAESVGFVDPIEAEYLSDKFVRLPNKNAIVSTIGHEPFLIISDDFPIRAHEPETENFVPEKIDLPRPEENEFLEFLEKQPFLPVRQRRKSLGWDDKKYASVVKSLLKKKKIEIQKAKLGRGAPIILYQKPKQIPSVRHQFYVDWISKKIDGIGLEIRNNVKDGPDIMISKFNSVVEVELGTSDIHYNISRNVTKYDAVVVTSDDKKLLESLKQENKYSNVLFLLIQNVPDFFEKIKTRMN, from the coding sequence ATGCCAGCAGATATTCTGCATGTTTCACATCGAGACAAAAGTAGTGATGAGACAGCAAAAGCCGAATCTCTACAAACTCTGTCAAATATGTCGGGAGGTGTGGCAGTGAACTGGCAATGTATTTGCGGAAACTTTGTGAGAGGAAAAAGATACTGTCCAAGGTGCCAAATCGTGAGATTCAGGCTCGAAAACAGCCCTATTTTGGACTATTGGGGCATGAAACTGGGCAGAACCTCTGAAGGACTACCCTTCAATCTTCCAAGCGACATTCTGACAAAGCACACGATGATATCCGGACAGACAGGTTCTGGAAAGACAAGGTTTGCAATGAATCTTGTATCGAAAGTGGAAAAGTCAGGACCAAAGGCTTTGATCATAGATGTGGAAGGAGAATGGAAAAACATCATTCCAAATCTAAGAAAAGAAACAACGTATTGTGCAGTTGGCAAAAACCTGAGAATCAATCCTTTTGATCTGAAAGACCCAGGACTGATAAGAGAATTGTTTCGAGAAACTGTCTTCAAAGGAATTGAAAAAGAATACACAGACCTTTCAGCTCAGATGAACTTTGTCCTTCAGGAAACAATCAAAGAAAGCAACAGCATTGAAGAACTAATTCACAACATCAAATCATATGACAGACAGAAGCTAACTGCACTGCAAAAGACAAAGACTGCACTTCTGGTAAGATTAGATCCTTTTCTTAGAAGCCCGCTAAAAGAAATCTTTCTATGCACAAAATCAAATCCTGACTTTACAACTATTGATCAGAAAAATGTTGTCATAGACCTTCATGAACTTGATTCTTTAGTAGCATACAACTCTGAACTAAGACTGATTTACAACATATTCACGATTTACTTTCTGCGAAAAATGTTGAAGAGAGAGCAAACCGAACAACTGACAAACATATTTGTTGCAGACGAAGCACAACTGTTAGTTCCAAGAATTCTTCACAAGATGATTGTCACAGAGTCGTGGCCTGCAACAGAGTTTGCAACAAGATTGCGAAAGAGAGGATGTGGAATAGTTCTGATCACGCAGTCGCCAAGCAATATTGAAAGAGACATCTTCAAAAATACCGGAACAAAGATTTCATTCCGACTGCAGCATCAAGAAGACATTAAAATTATTGCAGAGTCTGTCGGGTTTGTTGACCCAATAGAGGCAGAATATCTTTCAGACAAATTCGTAAGACTTCCAAACAAGAACGCCATAGTAAGCACAATCGGGCACGAACCATTTCTGATAATCTCTGACGACTTTCCAATACGTGCACATGAGCCTGAAACAGAGAATTTTGTGCCTGAAAAAATCGATTTGCCTAGACCCGAAGAGAATGAGTTTTTGGAATTTCTGGAAAAACAGCCTTTCTTGCCAGTCCGTCAAAGGAGAAAATCTCTTGGATGGGACGACAAGAAGTATGCCTCAGTGGTCAAATCTCTGTTGAAGAAAAAGAAGATTGAGATCCAAAAGGCAAAGCTTGGAAGAGGAGCACCAATTATTCTCTATCAAAAACCGAAACAGATTCCAAGTGTAAGACATCAGTTCTATGTCGACTGGATTTCAAAGAAGATTGATGGCATTGGACTGGAGATAAGAAACAACGTCAAAGACGGTCCTGACATTATGATTTCTAAATTTAATTCAGTGGTTGAAGTTGAACTTGGAACTTCAGACATACATTACAACATTTCACGAAATGTAACCAAATATGATGCAGTTGTTGTAACTTCAGACGATAAGAAACTCTTAGAATCTCTTAAACAAGAAAACAAGTATTCTAACGTTTTGTTTCTCCTAATACAAAACGTTCCTGACTTCTTTGAAAAAATAAAGACCAGAATGAATTGA
- a CDS encoding type II toxin-antitoxin system RelE/ParE family toxin — translation MTWQVIWSEKSVKQLEKLDKKNAQRVYDAVLDCTQDPFKSVARLSNSPFYRLRVGNYRVILDLQQSKMIIFVIETDHRGRIYKK, via the coding sequence ATGACATGGCAAGTCATATGGTCTGAAAAGTCTGTAAAGCAGCTAGAAAAACTAGACAAGAAAAATGCACAAAGGGTTTATGATGCAGTGTTAGATTGTACACAAGATCCGTTCAAAAGTGTGGCAAGACTTTCAAATTCGCCATTTTACAGACTTAGAGTAGGAAATTACAGAGTTATTTTGGATCTGCAGCAAAGTAAAATGATTATCTTTGTTATCGAAACAGATCACAGGGGAAGAATTTACAAAAAATAA